A single Pseudodesulfovibrio aespoeensis Aspo-2 DNA region contains:
- a CDS encoding HEAT repeat domain-containing protein translates to MATLDDFRSKEFLDQIMVLNEISGDKDAENLPGLIDLLKNPVGDTSIDYMVVNALNAVLSSNEDMVIKGLSDTHAGLRTLCIRVAGEHGFRRAAEPLVAIAGTEKDPDQLMDILNSLARIADPSVTPVFRAHLGHDDPFIKSACIEALGRLQDAGSVDSFKAMIIESEAPDRYEVCDITTWKAVEALSSFSGEETIGFLVEKLHHKNPTVRRIITDALTNMGKPTVSLLLKAFESGDIDMRILAANVLGFVGDRSGADGLVAAFDKGQADDPNVRYAVYEALGRIGTMKGIICLVDGLHEPDELLLMAVVGGLERHVNPGMTAALTGLIAKGDDQSDRLAKAVIATRATTIFDALYENAGAGDALVDVLAESRDQEIIDEFRAVLDSIGGSRAEDDLDRLPQVAAGGRQALAADDSRSMCAMHRAILTDLGFEPFMASNGEEAYDFIEQGKDFEVIITDMNMPVMDGMELVGKVRHTPGYEEVPIIMVTTESEASQQDMARKAGVTAFITKPFKPEALKAKILEVVGG, encoded by the coding sequence ATGGCGACGCTAGACGATTTCAGGAGCAAGGAATTTCTGGATCAGATCATGGTCCTCAACGAGATATCCGGCGACAAGGATGCCGAGAACCTGCCCGGCCTGATCGACCTTCTCAAGAACCCCGTGGGCGACACCTCCATCGACTACATGGTGGTCAACGCCCTCAATGCGGTCCTGTCCAGCAACGAGGACATGGTCATCAAGGGATTGTCCGACACGCACGCCGGGCTGCGCACCCTGTGCATCCGGGTGGCCGGCGAGCACGGATTCAGGCGCGCCGCCGAGCCGCTCGTGGCCATAGCCGGGACCGAGAAGGACCCGGACCAGCTCATGGACATCCTCAACTCCCTGGCGCGCATCGCCGATCCTTCGGTCACGCCCGTGTTCCGTGCGCACCTCGGCCACGATGACCCGTTCATCAAGTCCGCCTGCATCGAGGCGCTGGGCAGGCTCCAGGACGCCGGGTCCGTGGACAGCTTCAAGGCCATGATCATCGAGAGCGAGGCCCCGGACCGGTATGAAGTTTGCGACATCACCACCTGGAAGGCGGTGGAGGCGTTGTCTTCCTTTTCCGGCGAGGAGACCATCGGATTCCTGGTCGAGAAGCTTCACCACAAGAACCCCACGGTGCGCCGCATCATCACCGACGCGCTCACGAACATGGGCAAGCCGACCGTATCCCTGCTGCTCAAGGCGTTCGAGAGCGGCGATATCGACATGCGCATCCTGGCCGCCAACGTCCTTGGTTTTGTGGGCGACCGCTCCGGCGCGGACGGACTGGTGGCCGCCTTTGACAAGGGGCAGGCGGACGACCCCAATGTCCGTTACGCCGTGTACGAGGCCCTTGGGCGCATCGGGACCATGAAGGGCATCATTTGTCTGGTGGACGGGCTCCACGAACCCGACGAACTCCTCCTCATGGCCGTGGTCGGCGGGCTGGAGCGGCATGTCAATCCGGGCATGACCGCCGCCCTGACCGGGCTGATCGCCAAGGGTGATGATCAGAGCGACCGGCTGGCCAAGGCGGTCATCGCCACCAGGGCCACCACCATTTTTGACGCCCTGTACGAGAACGCGGGCGCGGGCGACGCCCTGGTCGACGTCCTGGCCGAATCCAGGGATCAGGAGATCATCGACGAGTTCCGCGCCGTGCTGGACAGTATCGGCGGAAGCCGCGCCGAGGACGACCTGGACAGACTGCCGCAGGTGGCCGCAGGCGGCAGGCAGGCTCTGGCCGCGGACGACTCCCGCTCCATGTGCGCCATGCACCGCGCCATTCTGACGGATCTCGGATTCGAGCCGTTCATGGCTTCCAACGGCGAGGAGGCCTACGACTTCATAGAGCAGGGCAAGGACTTCGAGGTCATCATCACCGACATGAACATGCCGGTCATGGACGGCATGGAGCTGGTGGGCAAGGTGCGCCACACCCCCGGCTACGAGGAGGTGCCCATCATCATGGTCACCACAGAGTCCGAGGCGTCGCAGCAGGATATGGCCCGCAAGGCGGGCGTCACTGCCTTTATCACCAAGCCGTTCAAGCCCGAAGCCCTCAAGGCCAAGATTTTGGAGGTGGTGGGCGGCTGA
- a CDS encoding MFS transporter, whose product MKSRALDTRTPFRVALPGVIFVTAIFFFNFLSRVVLAPIMPVIQADLGFAHTGAGVLFMALGAGNALGLLLSGFLSRAVNHRRTVGISSLLVGACALATPLARDYAGLLAALFTMGVAAGFYLPSGIATIFSLIRKEDWGKSMAVHELAPNLAFVTAPILAEAVLLCFDWRASLHLLGAVQLCLGLWFLRSGRGGEFPGTVPGPPVVMQIVRRPIFWVLVLFFCLGVCASVGPYSMLPLYLADAHGYTREAANKLLSVSRVLACFAPFVAGWITDRWGARPAIFLFLLLTGSALIALGLTSDTPLMVVVLLQPMCSVFMFAPGFTLVSTVFPPEHRTVALALMGPINAVIGIGVAPIFLGAMGDAGRFDHGFMILGCALLAAMPMLRLLPAGTAGRDD is encoded by the coding sequence ATGAAGTCACGCGCACTCGACACCCGCACCCCTTTTCGCGTCGCCCTCCCCGGAGTGATCTTCGTGACGGCCATCTTTTTCTTCAACTTTCTCTCCCGTGTCGTCCTCGCGCCGATCATGCCAGTGATCCAGGCCGACCTCGGCTTTGCCCACACCGGGGCGGGCGTGCTCTTCATGGCCCTTGGCGCGGGCAACGCCCTGGGGCTGCTCCTGAGCGGCTTCCTCTCCAGGGCCGTCAACCACCGGCGGACCGTGGGCATCTCGTCCCTGCTCGTGGGCGCGTGTGCCTTGGCCACCCCCCTGGCCAGGGACTACGCAGGGCTGCTGGCCGCCCTCTTCACCATGGGCGTGGCTGCGGGCTTCTACCTGCCCTCGGGCATCGCCACCATTTTCTCCCTTATCCGCAAGGAGGACTGGGGCAAGTCCATGGCCGTGCACGAACTGGCCCCCAATCTCGCCTTTGTGACGGCCCCGATCCTGGCCGAGGCCGTGCTGCTCTGCTTCGACTGGCGGGCCTCCCTCCATCTGCTCGGCGCGGTGCAGCTCTGTCTGGGCCTGTGGTTCCTGCGATCGGGCAGGGGCGGCGAGTTCCCAGGCACCGTGCCCGGTCCGCCCGTGGTCATGCAGATCGTCAGGCGGCCCATATTCTGGGTGCTCGTGCTCTTCTTCTGCCTGGGCGTCTGTGCGTCCGTCGGCCCATACTCCATGCTCCCGCTCTATCTGGCCGATGCCCACGGCTACACCCGCGAGGCCGCCAACAAACTCCTGTCCGTGTCCAGAGTGCTGGCCTGCTTCGCCCCCTTTGTGGCGGGCTGGATCACCGACCGATGGGGAGCCAGGCCCGCCATATTCCTCTTCCTGCTCCTGACCGGAAGCGCCCTGATCGCCCTTGGCCTGACTTCAGACACGCCACTGATGGTCGTGGTCCTGCTCCAGCCCATGTGCTCGGTGTTCATGTTCGCGCCCGGATTCACCCTGGTATCCACGGTCTTTCCCCCAGAACACCGCACCGTGGCCCTGGCCCTCATGGGGCCGATCAACGCCGTCATCGGCATCGGCGTTGCGCCCATCTTTCTCGGGGCCATGGGCGATGCCGGACGCTTTGACCACGGATTCATGATCCTCGGCTGCGCCCTGCTGGCGGCCATGCCCATGCTGCGTCTGCTGCCCGCAGGCACCGCCGGGCGCGACGACTAG
- a CDS encoding chemotaxis protein CheX, producing the protein MDVELAKPFIKAAVDVLSTMAFVKPQVGRPYVKKNNVAAGDVSGLVGITGERNGSVSLSFSRGCAVAIVKNMLGEEIDDIMQDVRDAVGELTNMISGQARAGLAERGYVFQGSTPTVIMGDGHTISHMAKTPIMAIPFTTPDGHFTIEFCFE; encoded by the coding sequence ATGGATGTCGAACTTGCAAAGCCCTTCATCAAAGCAGCGGTCGATGTCTTGTCAACCATGGCTTTCGTCAAGCCGCAGGTGGGCAGGCCTTACGTCAAGAAGAACAATGTTGCCGCGGGCGACGTGTCTGGACTTGTCGGCATCACCGGCGAGCGCAACGGCAGCGTGTCGCTCTCCTTTTCCAGGGGGTGCGCGGTGGCCATCGTCAAGAACATGCTGGGTGAGGAAATCGACGACATCATGCAGGATGTCAGGGACGCAGTGGGCGAACTGACCAACATGATCTCCGGGCAGGCCCGAGCCGGGCTGGCAGAGCGCGGCTACGTGTTCCAGGGGTCAACCCCCACGGTCATCATGGGGGACGGGCACACCATCTCGCATATGGCCAAGACGCCGATCATGGCCATCCCCTTCACCACGCCTGACGGCCACTTCACCATCGAATTCTGCTTCGAGTAG